In the genome of Afifella aestuarii, one region contains:
- a CDS encoding cation transporter, producing MSGCCEDECCGSAIRGDDGRFARLLWIALVVNAGMFVVEAGAGFAAGSLSLQADSLDFLGDAGNYAVSLMVVASAPAVRAKAALLKGATMGLFGLWIVAATIWRAFNAVPPDPLTMSWVGLLALIANLGVAALLWAYRGGDANMRSVWLCSRNDAIGNLVVLVAAAGVFGTQTAWPDLIVAAIMASLALQAATMIVRHALLELQDEAREQKPA from the coding sequence ATGAGCGGTTGCTGCGAGGACGAATGCTGTGGGAGTGCGATCCGTGGTGATGACGGACGTTTTGCCCGACTTCTCTGGATCGCGCTTGTTGTGAACGCCGGGATGTTCGTCGTGGAGGCAGGAGCGGGATTTGCCGCCGGGTCGCTGTCGCTGCAGGCCGATTCGCTCGATTTCCTTGGTGACGCGGGAAATTATGCCGTCAGTCTGATGGTTGTCGCTTCGGCACCGGCCGTGCGAGCCAAGGCCGCGCTTTTGAAAGGCGCCACAATGGGCCTTTTTGGTCTCTGGATCGTGGCTGCAACCATCTGGCGCGCCTTCAATGCGGTGCCGCCGGATCCCCTGACGATGTCCTGGGTCGGGCTCCTCGCGCTCATCGCCAATCTCGGTGTAGCCGCGCTTCTGTGGGCCTATCGCGGGGGCGATGCCAATATGCGCTCCGTCTGGCTTTGTTCGCGCAATGACGCGATCGGCAATCTCGTCGTGCTCGTTGCTGCTGCCGGTGTCTTCGGAACGCAGACGGCCTGGCCGGATCTCATCGTCGCAGCCATCATGGCTTCGCTCGCGCTCCAGGCTGCGACGATGATCGTGCGCCACGCGCTTCTCGAACTTCAGGACGAAGCCCGCGAGCAGAAGCCCGCCTAG
- a CDS encoding Nramp family divalent metal transporter, whose protein sequence is MTASPRSSSLSDRTTTAIRETLAGRRRGPFSGMVFAGPAVIASIAYMDPGNFATNIQAGAKYGYTLLWVVLMANLIAMLFQALSARLGIVTGRNLAELCRDRFPLPVVLVMWVVSEIAAMATDLAEFLGGAIGLALLFDMPLLVGMGITAVVTLAILLFERGGFRPMELIIGALVGLIGLCYLIEMFIAPVDWAAAGLHVFVPEMPDGEALLISVGIIGATVMPHAVYLHSGLTQNRAPASNDQDRRKLVRFSNREVVLALAVAGLVNMAMVIMASSAFHAGHSEVAEIETAYHTLTPLLGVAAAEVFLISLIASGVSSSVVGTMAGQMIMQGFVGFSIPIWVRRLVTMLPAFVVVALGINATKALVISQVILSIALPVPMIALVYFSASREIMGQFVARRLISVIAVTGTVVVLALNMVLLLDIFGIDIPGLPPL, encoded by the coding sequence GTGACCGCGTCCCCTCGCTCTTCTTCTTTATCCGACCGCACCACCACGGCCATCCGCGAGACCCTCGCGGGCAGGCGCCGCGGGCCTTTCTCCGGAATGGTCTTTGCCGGGCCGGCAGTGATCGCCTCGATCGCCTATATGGACCCGGGCAATTTCGCCACGAACATCCAGGCGGGCGCGAAGTACGGCTATACGCTCCTGTGGGTCGTCTTGATGGCGAACCTGATCGCCATGTTGTTTCAGGCCCTGTCTGCGCGGCTCGGCATCGTCACCGGGCGCAATCTCGCGGAGCTCTGCCGAGACAGGTTCCCGCTGCCAGTCGTTCTCGTGATGTGGGTGGTGAGCGAGATTGCCGCGATGGCGACCGACCTTGCCGAGTTCCTCGGCGGAGCGATCGGGCTCGCGCTCCTCTTCGACATGCCGCTCCTTGTCGGCATGGGGATTACCGCCGTCGTAACGCTCGCGATCCTGCTGTTCGAGCGGGGCGGTTTCCGGCCGATGGAGCTCATCATCGGCGCACTCGTCGGCCTTATCGGGCTTTGTTACCTGATCGAGATGTTTATCGCACCCGTGGATTGGGCGGCGGCCGGTCTGCATGTCTTTGTGCCGGAGATGCCGGACGGCGAGGCGCTGCTGATTTCCGTCGGCATCATCGGCGCGACCGTCATGCCGCATGCCGTCTATCTGCATTCGGGGCTGACACAGAACCGCGCACCGGCAAGCAACGATCAAGATCGACGCAAGCTCGTTCGATTCTCCAACCGCGAAGTGGTTCTGGCCCTGGCGGTGGCGGGGCTCGTGAACATGGCCATGGTGATCATGGCCTCGAGCGCTTTTCACGCGGGTCACAGCGAGGTCGCGGAGATCGAGACGGCCTATCACACGCTGACGCCGCTTCTCGGCGTGGCGGCGGCCGAAGTGTTCCTGATTTCCCTGATCGCGTCCGGCGTATCGAGCTCCGTCGTCGGAACGATGGCCGGACAGATGATCATGCAGGGATTCGTCGGCTTCAGTATTCCGATATGGGTCCGGCGGCTCGTCACCATGCTGCCGGCCTTCGTAGTCGTCGCGCTCGGCATCAACGCCACAAAGGCGCTCGTCATCAGCCAGGTGATTCTGTCGATCGCACTGCCTGTGCCGATGATCGCACTCGTCTACTTCAGCGCCAGCCGCGAGATCATGGGGCAGTTCGTTGCGCGGCGCTTGATCAGCGTCATCGCCGTGACGGGAACGGTCGTCGTTCTGGCGCTCAATATGGTGCTTTTGCTCGACATATTCGGCATCGACATACCCGGTCTGCCGCCTCTCTAA
- the mfd gene encoding transcription-repair coupling factor, giving the protein MSKSSSADRLSDLLAENRHLTLSGVPDGLEGRVLADLVRLRRLPVTFVARDARHLEMAKESLRFFAPDIRRLTFPAWDCLPYDRVSPNADVVARRMATLKALVDAGPQAPLILLTTANAIIQRVPPHEWVARHVWSAGAGDVTPMEGLVARLAADGFERVPTVRAVGEYAVRGGIVDLFAPGDTGAIRCDFFGDTLETIRPFDPENQRTTGQVSRLDLLPASEIILDDEVVARFRQNYREAFGAVTSDDPLYEAVSAGRRFAGMEHWLAFFHERLETVLDYAGDTLVAVDHLAADTLKDRWEQIGDHYEARKENADQKLAGAAPYKPAAPDSLYLTPEEWQAKVDDHASARLTPFASPGDAGSVYDVEGRAGRTFAAERAAGDVNVFDALVAHVADRRKAGKRIVLATWSVGARDRLIQVLSDHGMERLQPVETWAETEALAKGITGMAVMPLETGFETPDSVFIGDQDVLGDRLVRPARKRKRAADALTEAASLSEGDLVVHVDHGIGRFDGLVTIEAAGAPHDCLQLVYAGGDKLFLPVENIDLLTRYGAEGSETALDKLGGVAWQNRKARLKKRIREIADALIKTAAARLLRHGEKLVAPEGLYGEFAARFPYEETDDQDAAIEAAIGDLGSGMPMDRLVCGDVGFGKTEVALRAAFVAAISGKQVAVVVPTTLLARQHYKTFVERFRGLPLQIGGLSRLVGTAEKARVKAGLADGTIDIVVGTHALLAKSVNFRDLGLVIVDEEQHFGVKHKERLKELRSAVHVLTLTATPIPRTLQLALTGVRDLSIIATPPVDRLAVRTFISPFDPLIVREALLRERLRGGQSFYVVPRISDLAEVKEFLEQNLPEARVAVAHGQMAASELDQVMNAFYDGQYDVLLSTTIVESGLDIPTANTLIIHRADMFGLAQLYQLRGRIGRSKNRAYAYFTVPAKKTMTTTAERRLKVLQSLDSLGAGFQLASHDLDIRGAGNLLGEEQSGHIKEVGFELYQQMLEEAVASLKAGDEELAEGKWSPQITIGMAVMIPEAYVPDLTLRMSLYRRLADLEDAGDIDAFGAEMIDRFGPLPDEVDHLLKVVYVKSLCRRANVEKVDAGPKGVVIAFRNNEFANPGGLVRYIGEQGSMAKIRPDQRIVLSRDWPRPEDRLKGTASLLTRLAKIAEEGAQKAA; this is encoded by the coding sequence ATGTCGAAATCCTCCAGCGCTGATCGGCTGAGCGATCTTCTGGCGGAAAACCGCCATCTCACCCTGTCCGGTGTCCCGGACGGGTTGGAGGGGCGCGTCCTTGCCGATCTCGTGCGTTTGCGCCGCCTGCCGGTCACGTTCGTTGCGCGGGACGCGCGTCATCTGGAGATGGCGAAAGAGAGCCTGCGTTTCTTTGCGCCAGATATCCGGCGACTGACATTTCCGGCCTGGGACTGCCTGCCGTACGATCGTGTCTCGCCCAACGCCGACGTCGTGGCGCGCCGGATGGCGACACTGAAGGCGCTCGTCGATGCAGGTCCGCAGGCGCCGCTTATCCTTCTGACGACGGCCAATGCGATCATTCAACGGGTGCCGCCGCATGAGTGGGTGGCGCGGCATGTGTGGAGTGCCGGCGCTGGTGACGTGACGCCCATGGAAGGGTTGGTCGCGCGTCTGGCGGCCGATGGTTTTGAACGTGTACCGACGGTTCGGGCCGTTGGCGAATATGCCGTGCGTGGCGGTATCGTCGACCTTTTCGCTCCAGGGGATACGGGGGCAATCCGCTGCGACTTCTTCGGCGACACGCTGGAGACGATCCGTCCCTTCGATCCGGAGAACCAACGCACGACCGGACAGGTCTCGCGGCTCGACCTCCTGCCTGCGAGCGAAATCATCCTCGATGACGAGGTCGTCGCGCGTTTTCGCCAGAACTATCGCGAAGCCTTCGGCGCCGTGACGAGCGACGATCCGCTTTACGAGGCGGTGAGCGCCGGGCGACGCTTTGCGGGCATGGAGCACTGGCTCGCCTTCTTCCATGAACGGCTGGAGACGGTTCTCGATTACGCCGGCGACACGCTGGTGGCGGTCGATCATCTGGCAGCAGATACGCTCAAGGATCGCTGGGAGCAGATCGGCGACCATTACGAAGCGCGCAAGGAAAACGCCGATCAGAAGCTCGCCGGCGCGGCGCCCTATAAGCCAGCGGCTCCCGATAGCCTCTATCTGACGCCCGAGGAATGGCAGGCCAAAGTGGACGATCATGCGTCCGCCCGGCTGACGCCTTTCGCATCACCGGGCGATGCGGGCTCCGTCTACGATGTCGAGGGCAGGGCGGGCCGCACCTTTGCCGCCGAACGGGCAGCCGGTGACGTCAATGTCTTCGATGCGCTCGTCGCGCATGTCGCCGATCGCCGCAAGGCCGGCAAACGTATCGTGCTTGCGACCTGGAGCGTGGGCGCGCGAGACCGTCTCATTCAGGTCCTGAGCGACCACGGCATGGAGCGTCTGCAGCCGGTCGAAACCTGGGCTGAGACGGAGGCGCTTGCCAAAGGCATCACCGGCATGGCCGTGATGCCGCTCGAAACCGGTTTCGAGACGCCCGACAGCGTCTTCATTGGCGATCAGGATGTGCTCGGCGACCGCCTCGTGCGCCCGGCACGCAAGCGCAAACGCGCAGCCGATGCTCTGACCGAGGCTGCGAGCCTCTCGGAAGGTGATCTCGTCGTCCATGTCGATCACGGCATCGGGCGTTTCGACGGTCTCGTCACGATCGAGGCCGCGGGTGCGCCGCACGACTGCCTCCAGCTCGTCTATGCGGGTGGCGACAAACTTTTCCTGCCGGTCGAAAATATCGATCTTCTGACGCGTTATGGCGCGGAAGGTTCAGAGACCGCGCTCGACAAGCTCGGCGGCGTCGCCTGGCAGAACCGCAAGGCGCGTCTCAAGAAGCGCATCCGTGAAATCGCCGATGCTCTCATTAAGACGGCAGCGGCGCGGCTTCTCCGTCACGGCGAGAAGCTCGTCGCACCGGAGGGCCTCTACGGTGAATTCGCGGCCCGTTTTCCCTATGAGGAAACGGATGACCAGGATGCCGCGATCGAGGCCGCGATTGGCGATCTCGGCTCGGGCATGCCGATGGACCGGCTGGTCTGCGGCGATGTCGGTTTCGGCAAGACCGAAGTGGCGCTCAGGGCGGCGTTCGTCGCGGCGATCAGCGGCAAGCAGGTGGCCGTGGTCGTGCCGACGACCTTGCTCGCCCGCCAGCACTACAAAACCTTCGTCGAGCGTTTTCGCGGATTGCCGCTGCAGATTGGCGGGCTTTCCAGACTTGTCGGCACGGCGGAGAAAGCGCGGGTCAAGGCGGGACTCGCAGACGGCACCATCGATATCGTCGTCGGCACGCACGCGCTTCTCGCGAAATCTGTCAATTTCCGCGATCTCGGCCTCGTCATCGTCGACGAGGAGCAGCATTTCGGCGTCAAGCACAAGGAACGCCTGAAGGAGTTGCGCTCGGCGGTGCACGTCCTGACGCTGACGGCGACGCCGATCCCGCGCACCCTGCAGCTCGCGCTCACCGGCGTGCGCGATCTCTCCATCATCGCGACGCCGCCTGTCGACCGTTTGGCGGTGCGCACCTTCATCTCGCCCTTCGATCCGCTGATCGTTCGCGAGGCGCTCTTGCGGGAGAGACTTCGCGGCGGGCAATCCTTCTATGTCGTGCCGCGGATTTCCGATCTCGCCGAAGTGAAGGAGTTTTTGGAGCAAAATCTGCCGGAGGCGCGGGTTGCCGTCGCGCATGGCCAAATGGCGGCAAGCGAGCTCGATCAGGTGATGAACGCCTTCTACGACGGCCAGTACGACGTTCTGCTGTCGACGACGATCGTGGAATCGGGCCTCGACATTCCGACCGCGAACACGCTCATCATCCATCGCGCCGACATGTTCGGTCTCGCTCAGCTCTATCAGCTGCGCGGACGCATCGGCCGGTCCAAGAACCGCGCCTACGCCTACTTCACCGTGCCGGCGAAGAAGACGATGACGACGACAGCCGAGCGGCGCCTCAAGGTCCTGCAGTCCCTCGATTCGCTCGGCGCTGGCTTCCAGCTCGCCAGCCACGATCTCGATATCCGCGGTGCCGGTAATCTTCTCGGCGAAGAGCAGTCCGGCCATATCAAGGAGGTCGGTTTCGAGCTTTACCAGCAAATGCTCGAAGAGGCGGTGGCAAGTCTCAAGGCCGGCGACGAGGAGCTTGCCGAGGGCAAGTGGTCTCCGCAAATCACGATCGGCATGGCCGTCATGATTCCAGAGGCTTACGTCCCAGACCTGACGCTTCGCATGAGCCTTTATCGACGTCTTGCAGACCTCGAAGACGCTGGCGACATCGACGCTTTTGGGGCGGAGATGATCGATCGTTTCGGACCGTTGCCGGACGAGGTCGACCATCTCTTGAAGGTCGTCTACGTGAAGTCGCTCTGCCGCAGAGCCAATGTGGAAAAGGTCGATGCCGGGCCGAAGGGCGTGGTGATCGCCTTCCGCAACAACGAGTTCGCAAATCCCGGTGGCCTCGTGCGCTATATCGGCGAGCAGGGCTCGATGGCGAAAATCCGCCCCGACCAGCGTATCGTTCTGTCCCGCGATTGGCCGCGGCCTGAAGACCGCCTGAAAGGCACGGCGTCCCTACTGACGCGTCTTGCCAAGATTGCCGAGGAAGGGGCGCAGAAAGCCGCTTAA
- the hspQ gene encoding heat shock protein HspQ, which translates to MRSAKFNIGDVVKHRVLPFRGVIFDVDPVFDNTDEWYDAIPAEIRPSKDQPFYHLLAENAETEYVAYVSEQNLVPDDSGEPVRHPQVTELFASFENGQYQMREAIN; encoded by the coding sequence ATGCGATCAGCCAAATTCAATATCGGTGACGTCGTCAAACATCGCGTCCTGCCATTCCGCGGCGTGATTTTCGACGTCGATCCTGTCTTCGACAACACGGACGAATGGTACGATGCCATCCCGGCCGAGATCCGGCCGTCGAAGGACCAACCATTCTATCATTTGCTGGCGGAGAACGCGGAGACCGAATACGTGGCCTACGTCTCCGAACAGAACCTCGTCCCGGATGATTCGGGCGAACCCGTCCGTCATCCGCAGGTGACCGAGCTGTTCGCCTCGTTTGAGAACGGCCAATACCAAATGCGCGAGGCCATCAACTAG
- a CDS encoding MerR family transcriptional regulator — protein sequence MRIGDLAAATGTKIVTIRYYEKIGLLPAPPRTGGNYRAYSNMHQERLSFIRRSRALGFTLDEIRELLELSADTERDCAAVDRLVTSHLVEVEDKIADLQRLASELRRMKESCRGGTIDDCRIIEALSSQSAMP from the coding sequence CTGCGAATTGGCGATCTTGCTGCCGCAACAGGCACGAAGATCGTCACCATCCGCTATTACGAGAAAATCGGGCTTCTGCCCGCTCCGCCACGCACGGGCGGGAATTATCGCGCCTATTCAAATATGCATCAGGAGCGGCTGAGCTTTATCAGGCGCTCCCGCGCTCTCGGCTTCACCCTCGACGAGATCCGGGAACTCCTCGAGCTATCAGCAGATACCGAGCGCGACTGCGCCGCCGTCGACCGGCTGGTCACCTCGCACCTTGTCGAGGTGGAGGACAAAATCGCAGACCTTCAGCGCCTCGCGAGCGAGCTCCGAAGGATGAAGGAGAGCTGCCGGGGCGGCACGATCGACGACTGCCGCATCATCGAAGCGCTCTCTTCGCAATCAGCCATGCCTTAA
- a CDS encoding DsbA family oxidoreductase: MSDELPATDRLSVDVISDVMCPWCFIGKRRLEKAASQSQIPLDIRWRPYQLDPTLPPEGKDRSLYLAEKFGSAERARSLYVDVRAAGAQEAIPFDFDAIEVSPNTLDAHRLIRWSASAGVQDVIVEALFNAYFIEGRRLNEPETLTEIAAKAGMDPDVIAELLASGADRDLVEEEIALARQMGVSGVPTFVVGNRYVVVGAQAPEVLVEAFNAALAASHNANDNGPA, from the coding sequence ATGAGCGATGAACTCCCAGCGACCGACCGCCTTTCCGTAGATGTCATCTCAGACGTCATGTGCCCGTGGTGCTTCATCGGGAAAAGGCGCCTGGAAAAGGCCGCGAGCCAGAGCCAGATTCCCCTCGACATCCGCTGGCGTCCCTATCAGCTCGACCCGACCTTGCCGCCGGAAGGCAAGGACCGCAGCCTCTATCTTGCGGAAAAATTCGGCTCGGCTGAAAGAGCGCGCTCTCTCTACGTCGACGTGCGCGCCGCCGGAGCGCAGGAAGCGATTCCCTTCGATTTTGATGCAATCGAGGTCTCACCCAACACGCTCGACGCTCACCGCCTCATCCGCTGGTCGGCAAGCGCCGGCGTGCAGGACGTGATCGTCGAGGCGCTGTTCAATGCCTATTTCATCGAGGGCCGGCGTCTCAACGAGCCGGAGACGCTGACGGAGATCGCCGCCAAAGCTGGGATGGATCCCGACGTCATTGCTGAGCTCCTGGCCAGTGGTGCCGACCGCGATCTGGTCGAGGAGGAAATCGCCCTCGCCCGTCAGATGGGCGTGAGCGGCGTGCCGACCTTTGTCGTCGGCAACCGCTATGTCGTCGTTGGCGCACAGGCGCCTGAGGTCCTCGTCGAGGCTTTCAACGCGGCTTTGGCGGCGTCACACAACGCCAACGACAACGGACCGGCCTAA
- a CDS encoding extracellular solute-binding protein translates to MVPCPRLTSALAALLLGFVASILPASAQEPQHAIAMHGDPELPADFDHLPYANPEAPQGGRIAYAMVGSFDSLNPFILKGTAPRALWDDEWGNNLWESLMVRNRDEPFSLYGLLAESVTVPDDRSWISFSIRPEAKWADGEPVTAEDVVYSFNLLKDHGRPKGWYARVADVTAEGERTVRFTFDDGASRELPLLVALQPIFPKHAVSEDEFSRSSLTPLMGSGPYEVAETRPGTSIILKKRNDYWGKDLPVKRGFDNFDEIRLEYFRDTNTYFEAFKKGLFDYHREKDPSRWQTGYRFPAVEQGLVKLEKFDTGIPKGMNGFFMNTRKLVFADKRVRQALGYFLDFKWLNENLFLGAYDRTASYFEGSELSAIGRPASEEEKKLLAPYPDAVLPSVMDGSYRPPEGDGSGRDRDNFRKGLALLKEAGWVRQGGKIVNEKTGEPFAFEILVMTREDERLALAYQNALALVGISANVRQVDASQYWERLKSFDFDMIRYNLAFASLSPGSEQSFRWSSAAAESPGSFNFSGASDPAIDAMIQSLLSVRDRETFVAAVRALDRVLISGFYVVPLFHAPAEWVAYWNRLSHPSHGSLYGPEPTTWWSAEASQH, encoded by the coding sequence ATGGTGCCTTGCCCTCGCCTCACGAGCGCGCTCGCGGCGCTGCTCTTGGGGTTTGTCGCGTCGATCCTCCCAGCCAGCGCTCAAGAACCCCAGCACGCGATTGCCATGCATGGCGATCCGGAGCTGCCGGCGGACTTCGATCACCTCCCCTATGCCAATCCGGAGGCTCCGCAGGGAGGGCGCATCGCCTACGCGATGGTGGGCAGTTTCGACAGCCTCAATCCCTTCATCCTCAAGGGAACGGCGCCGCGGGCTCTGTGGGACGACGAATGGGGCAACAATCTCTGGGAAAGCCTGATGGTACGAAACCGTGACGAGCCGTTTTCGCTCTATGGGCTGCTCGCTGAGAGCGTCACCGTCCCCGACGACCGCTCATGGATCTCGTTTTCCATACGTCCGGAAGCGAAATGGGCCGACGGTGAGCCGGTCACGGCGGAGGACGTCGTCTATTCTTTCAACCTCCTGAAAGACCATGGGCGCCCGAAAGGCTGGTATGCCAGGGTGGCCGACGTTACGGCCGAGGGCGAACGCACGGTGCGCTTCACCTTCGATGACGGCGCCAGCCGCGAATTGCCGCTTCTCGTCGCGCTGCAGCCGATCTTTCCCAAACACGCCGTGTCGGAAGACGAGTTTTCGAGAAGCAGTCTCACGCCGCTTATGGGCTCCGGCCCCTACGAGGTCGCCGAAACCCGCCCTGGCACCTCTATCATCCTGAAAAAGCGGAATGATTATTGGGGCAAGGATCTGCCGGTGAAGCGCGGCTTCGACAATTTCGACGAGATTCGGTTGGAGTATTTCCGCGACACCAACACCTATTTTGAAGCCTTCAAGAAGGGCCTCTTCGACTATCATCGGGAAAAAGATCCGAGCCGCTGGCAGACCGGCTATCGCTTCCCGGCTGTGGAACAGGGCCTGGTCAAACTCGAAAAGTTCGATACGGGCATCCCCAAGGGGATGAACGGCTTCTTCATGAACACCCGGAAGCTGGTTTTCGCCGACAAGCGCGTGCGTCAGGCGCTCGGCTATTTTCTCGACTTCAAATGGCTCAACGAAAACCTCTTCCTCGGCGCCTACGACCGCACCGCCAGCTATTTCGAGGGCTCTGAACTCTCGGCAATCGGTCGCCCCGCCTCCGAAGAAGAAAAGAAGCTCCTCGCGCCCTACCCCGATGCGGTTCTCCCATCTGTGATGGACGGCAGCTATCGTCCGCCCGAAGGCGACGGCAGCGGCCGCGACCGCGACAATTTCCGCAAGGGCCTCGCCTTGCTGAAAGAGGCCGGCTGGGTCCGCCAGGGCGGCAAGATCGTCAACGAGAAGACGGGTGAGCCCTTCGCCTTCGAAATTCTGGTGATGACGCGCGAGGACGAGCGGCTGGCTCTCGCGTACCAGAACGCGCTGGCGCTCGTCGGCATCAGCGCAAATGTCCGGCAGGTCGATGCGAGCCAGTATTGGGAGCGGCTGAAATCGTTCGACTTCGATATGATCAGGTACAATCTGGCCTTCGCTTCTCTCTCTCCCGGGAGTGAGCAATCCTTCCGCTGGTCGTCCGCGGCCGCAGAAAGCCCGGGAAGCTTCAATTTCTCCGGCGCCTCCGATCCCGCCATCGACGCGATGATCCAAAGCCTTTTGTCCGTCAGAGACCGGGAGACCTTCGTCGCCGCGGTCCGCGCGCTCGATCGGGTCCTCATTTCCGGCTTTTACGTCGTGCCACTCTTTCATGCCCCCGCCGAGTGGGTCGCCTATTGGAACAGGCTTTCCCATCCCTCGCACGGGTCGCTTTATGGACCGGAGCCGACCACCTGGTGGTCGGCCGAGGCCTCGCAGCATTGA
- a CDS encoding invasion associated locus B family protein, with protein sequence MQFLQAAMRRSRSIAQVAAPLLLVLAVSPAWAQDQQPNQDQQQQPEWVKLCSENPQNKKQVCVVTRERRAATGQLLAAVSLRETEGKKFLVSAVPPGMLLRPGLQVQIDGGKPTKVQYSICFPNLCFAEAEVNDDFLASMKRGSKLVITTLNQQAKPINFDVSLSGFTASYEGEAIDPKELQAEQQKLQDELKRKAEQARKQLIEKQQQSSGQ encoded by the coding sequence ATGCAATTTCTTCAGGCCGCGATGCGGCGGTCGCGTTCCATTGCGCAGGTCGCGGCGCCCTTGCTCCTGGTTCTTGCAGTCTCGCCCGCCTGGGCGCAGGACCAGCAGCCGAACCAGGATCAGCAGCAGCAGCCGGAATGGGTCAAGCTGTGCAGCGAAAACCCGCAGAACAAAAAGCAGGTCTGCGTGGTCACACGCGAACGTCGCGCCGCCACGGGGCAGCTGCTTGCAGCGGTCTCGTTGCGCGAGACCGAAGGCAAGAAGTTCCTGGTTTCGGCCGTGCCGCCGGGAATGCTTTTGCGGCCGGGGCTGCAGGTTCAGATCGACGGCGGCAAGCCCACCAAGGTGCAGTACTCGATCTGCTTCCCGAATCTCTGCTTCGCCGAAGCGGAAGTGAATGATGATTTCCTCGCTTCCATGAAGCGCGGCAGCAAGCTCGTCATCACCACGCTCAACCAGCAGGCCAAGCCGATCAATTTCGACGTGAGCCTGTCTGGCTTCACGGCCTCGTATGAGGGCGAAGCGATCGACCCGAAAGAGCTGCAAGCCGAGCAGCAGAAGCTGCAGGACGAGTTGAAGCGCAAGGCCGAGCAGGCCCGCAAGCAGCTCATCGAGAAGCAGCAGCAGAGCTCCGGCCAGTAA
- a CDS encoding lauroyl acyltransferase, which yields MVGPISSIDAGFRGQAMTSGRSLSTTRRARYFAEYALMRLVAVLLRSLPIDVASNIMGRAWSLVGPRTHRHPRVMQNLAIAFPEKSESERQEIARQQWDNLGRTFAESFLIDLILASDRVTIDIDPKLRQSFVDRGAGLLVVGLHSANWEIASIAIPKELNGIGLYQRLKNPYSDAYVTSLRSNVFPGGLIAKAKSTPKRVMAHVRAGGAVALLGDQREAKGIKVVVFGKETTANPFPAMVARRLHNPVVAGRVLRGKGARFIVQAKVLECPQTGNQMEDVAVFTQTIQTQFEAWIRERPGEWMWVHDRWKSARARS from the coding sequence ATGGTTGGACCCATCTCGTCAATTGACGCAGGCTTCCGCGGGCAAGCCATGACCTCCGGCCGATCATTGTCAACGACACGCCGTGCACGCTACTTCGCCGAGTACGCTCTCATGCGTCTCGTCGCGGTACTCCTGCGATCATTACCAATCGATGTTGCGTCGAACATAATGGGCCGCGCCTGGAGTTTGGTCGGACCTCGAACGCATCGGCATCCAAGGGTGATGCAAAATCTCGCCATCGCCTTTCCCGAAAAGAGCGAATCGGAGCGCCAGGAGATCGCCCGCCAGCAATGGGACAATTTGGGGCGGACCTTCGCCGAGAGCTTTCTCATCGACCTCATCTTGGCGAGCGACCGCGTGACGATCGACATCGACCCGAAGCTGCGTCAAAGTTTCGTTGACCGCGGTGCAGGCCTGCTGGTCGTCGGCCTCCATTCGGCCAATTGGGAGATCGCGTCGATCGCCATCCCGAAAGAGCTCAACGGGATCGGCCTCTATCAAAGGCTCAAAAACCCCTACTCGGACGCCTACGTCACGAGCTTGCGGTCAAACGTGTTTCCGGGTGGTCTCATCGCGAAAGCCAAGTCCACACCGAAGCGCGTGATGGCCCATGTCCGTGCCGGCGGTGCCGTCGCGCTGCTCGGCGATCAGCGTGAAGCGAAAGGCATCAAGGTCGTGGTCTTCGGCAAGGAGACGACCGCCAATCCCTTTCCTGCGATGGTGGCACGTCGTTTGCATAATCCTGTGGTTGCTGGCCGCGTCCTTCGAGGCAAAGGTGCACGCTTCATCGTTCAGGCGAAGGTGCTCGAATGCCCCCAAACTGGAAACCAGATGGAGGACGTGGCCGTATTTACTCAGACGATCCAGACACAATTCGAAGCCTGGATCCGAGAGAGGCCGGGAGAGTGGATGTGGGTTCACGACCGCTGGAAATCAGCCCGAGCGCGCAGTTGA
- a CDS encoding succinate dehydrogenase assembly factor 2 has translation MADEKFEERRRRAHFRAWRRGTRELDLLVGRFGDSVLPSADEQQLAEFERLLELPDLALYSWIVGREEVPAEHQSAMISGLIAFHKRERNSDVEILQR, from the coding sequence ATGGCAGACGAAAAATTTGAAGAGCGGCGCCGACGCGCCCATTTTCGTGCCTGGCGCCGCGGTACGCGCGAGCTGGACCTTCTCGTCGGGCGCTTCGGCGACAGTGTTTTGCCATCTGCCGACGAGCAGCAACTTGCGGAATTCGAGCGGCTTCTCGAACTGCCGGATCTCGCTCTCTACAGCTGGATCGTCGGGCGCGAAGAGGTGCCGGCCGAGCATCAGAGCGCGATGATTTCAGGATTGATTGCCTTCCACAAAAGAGAACGAAATTCGGATGTCGAAATCCTCCAGCGCTGA